One stretch of Chitinophaga pendula DNA includes these proteins:
- a CDS encoding glycosyltransferase family 87 protein, which translates to MNMQTAPTADISPASKWKKWIDNPSVITIIYFLVTILLFIQVASFGKYNNFIIFRDSLQHLIHKLPLYNLYPAEYYDYYLYHPSFPVLFAPFAILPKEIGLGCWLLCSTAIFLYAIWQLPFEKKTNNMIAWFLLVELSNAIQSSQTNPAMTALMILAVVHMHRRQPAWAALYTCLCFFIKGYGAVVGIAFLFFPKKGKYLGWCVIWTLIGSALPLLFLSPTELKQQYIDWIQLLTSTTIKEDGSLLGMLHVMLHLPESIIPGFDKIALAIAGISLLWILGKGFFTKNPLYPWLLLAYLLIWIVIFNQSTEAPTYIIALTGTAIACYALPLSSTWRKICLWSLFIITSLSPTELVPPFIHQYAIAWHIKALPCAVILILLQYYIGVCNDSVFIKVSHRGQDLYDRN; encoded by the coding sequence ATGAACATGCAGACAGCGCCCACCGCTGACATTTCCCCGGCTAGTAAATGGAAAAAATGGATAGACAACCCGTCTGTCATCACCATCATATATTTCCTGGTCACCATCCTACTCTTCATACAGGTAGCCTCCTTCGGCAAATACAACAACTTTATCATCTTCAGAGACTCCCTGCAACACCTCATACACAAACTACCACTCTACAACCTATACCCGGCAGAATATTACGACTACTACCTATACCATCCCTCATTCCCGGTATTATTCGCTCCATTCGCCATACTACCCAAAGAAATAGGCCTCGGCTGCTGGCTCCTCTGCAGCACCGCCATCTTCCTCTACGCTATATGGCAACTGCCATTCGAAAAGAAGACTAATAACATGATCGCCTGGTTCCTGCTCGTAGAACTCAGCAATGCTATCCAATCCTCGCAAACCAACCCGGCTATGACCGCCTTGATGATACTGGCCGTCGTTCATATGCATCGCCGTCAACCCGCCTGGGCCGCACTGTACACCTGCCTCTGCTTCTTTATCAAAGGATACGGCGCTGTCGTCGGTATAGCATTCCTGTTCTTTCCTAAGAAAGGTAAATACCTGGGCTGGTGCGTCATCTGGACACTAATAGGCTCGGCACTGCCACTCCTGTTCCTCTCTCCAACCGAATTAAAACAACAATACATCGATTGGATACAACTCCTCACCAGCACCACCATCAAAGAAGATGGCTCCCTCCTCGGAATGCTGCATGTAATGTTGCACCTCCCCGAATCCATCATCCCAGGCTTCGATAAAATAGCGTTGGCCATCGCAGGCATCTCCCTGCTCTGGATACTGGGTAAAGGCTTCTTTACCAAAAATCCATTATACCCATGGCTTCTGCTCGCATACCTCCTCATCTGGATCGTAATATTTAACCAAAGCACAGAAGCACCCACCTATATCATCGCCCTCACCGGTACCGCCATCGCCTGTTATGCATTACCCCTCTCCTCAACCTGGAGAAAGATATGCCTCTGGTCCCTTTTTATCATCACCTCCCTGTCGCCCACCGAACTGGTGCCTCCTTTTATCCACCAGTACGCAATCGCCTGGCATATAAAAGCATTGCCCTGTGCAGTAATTTTAATTTTGTTGCAATACTACATAGGGGTATGTAATGATTCTGTGTTTATTAAAGTATCCCATAGGGGGCAGGACCTGTATGACCGTAACTAA
- the fusA gene encoding elongation factor G, whose amino-acid sequence MADLKFQRNFGIAAHIDAGKTTTTERILYYTGKTHKIGEVHEGAATMDWMAQEQERGITITSAATTCFWNFPTLQGKNTPDTKQYKFNIIDTPGHVDFTVEVERSLRVLDGLVALFCAVSGVEPQSETVWRQANRYRVPRIGFVNKMDRAGADFLNVVKQVKEMLGANPVPLVLPIGAEDSFKGVVDLITMKGIIWDEEGKGATYQEIEIPADMKDEAEEWRAKLVEAVAEYDDTLMEKFFEDPNSISEGEIHEAIRKATIDIAIIPMMCGSSFKNKGVQKMLDAVCRYLPSPLDLEAVKGTNPDTGEEIERKPDAKEPFSALAFKIMTDPFVGRLAFFRAYSGRLDAGSYVLNTRTGKNERISRIMQMHANKQNPIDFIEAGDIGAAVGFKDIKTGDTLCHEDNPIVLESMTFPEPVISIAVEPKTQADVDKMGMAIAKLVEEDPTLRVKTDEETGQTVLSGMGELHLEIIVDRMKREFKVEVNQGEPQVAFKEALTKTIEHREVFKKQTGGRGKFADIQIEIGPADAEWLKENEGKNLQFINDIFGGAIPKEFIPAVQKGFEQSLNQGVLANYPLDNLKVRLFDGSFHQVDSDAMSFELCAKSAFREAARKAKPVLLEPIFKVEVSTPDQYMGDVTGDLNRRRGMLEGMESRAGLQVIKAKVPLKEMFGYVTQLRSLSSGRASSVMEFSHYSPAPNNIADEVIAKVKGKVNAD is encoded by the coding sequence ATGGCAGACTTAAAATTTCAAAGAAACTTTGGTATTGCAGCGCACATTGATGCCGGTAAGACAACTACCACTGAGCGTATCCTGTACTATACAGGTAAAACGCACAAAATCGGTGAGGTACACGAAGGTGCCGCTACCATGGACTGGATGGCGCAAGAACAGGAAAGAGGTATCACCATCACATCCGCTGCTACCACTTGTTTTTGGAATTTTCCCACTTTGCAAGGAAAAAATACGCCAGATACCAAACAATATAAATTTAATATCATCGATACCCCAGGCCACGTGGACTTCACCGTTGAGGTAGAACGCTCCCTCCGTGTACTGGATGGTCTCGTTGCCCTGTTCTGCGCCGTATCCGGCGTTGAACCCCAATCCGAAACCGTTTGGCGCCAGGCTAACCGCTACCGCGTTCCCCGTATCGGTTTCGTAAACAAAATGGACCGCGCTGGTGCCGACTTCCTCAATGTGGTAAAACAAGTGAAGGAAATGCTGGGCGCTAACCCCGTTCCCCTCGTACTACCCATCGGCGCCGAAGACTCCTTCAAAGGCGTAGTAGACCTCATCACCATGAAAGGTATCATCTGGGATGAAGAAGGTAAAGGCGCTACCTACCAGGAAATCGAGATTCCTGCCGATATGAAGGACGAAGCAGAAGAATGGAGAGCTAAACTCGTTGAAGCAGTAGCCGAATACGATGACACCCTCATGGAAAAATTCTTCGAAGATCCTAACTCCATCTCCGAAGGCGAAATCCACGAAGCAATCCGTAAAGCAACCATCGATATCGCCATCATCCCTATGATGTGCGGTTCCTCCTTCAAAAACAAAGGCGTACAGAAAATGCTCGATGCAGTATGCCGCTACCTCCCTTCTCCCCTCGACCTGGAAGCCGTAAAAGGTACCAACCCAGACACCGGTGAAGAAATCGAACGTAAACCAGATGCTAAAGAACCATTCTCCGCACTGGCTTTCAAAATCATGACCGATCCGTTCGTAGGCCGCCTCGCATTCTTCCGCGCTTACTCCGGTCGCCTCGATGCCGGCTCATACGTACTCAACACCCGTACCGGCAAAAATGAACGTATCAGCCGTATCATGCAAATGCACGCCAACAAACAAAACCCGATCGACTTCATCGAAGCCGGCGATATCGGCGCTGCCGTTGGTTTTAAAGATATCAAAACAGGTGATACCCTCTGCCACGAAGATAATCCTATCGTGCTCGAGTCTATGACCTTCCCGGAACCAGTTATCTCCATCGCCGTTGAGCCTAAAACTCAAGCCGACGTTGATAAAATGGGTATGGCAATCGCTAAACTGGTAGAAGAAGATCCTACCCTCAGAGTGAAAACAGACGAAGAAACCGGTCAAACCGTACTGAGCGGTATGGGTGAACTCCACCTCGAAATCATCGTGGATCGTATGAAACGCGAATTTAAAGTGGAAGTAAACCAGGGCGAACCACAAGTAGCCTTCAAAGAAGCCCTCACCAAAACCATCGAACATCGCGAAGTGTTCAAAAAACAAACCGGTGGTCGTGGTAAATTCGCCGACATCCAAATCGAAATCGGACCCGCCGACGCAGAATGGCTCAAAGAAAATGAAGGTAAAAACCTCCAGTTCATCAACGATATCTTCGGTGGTGCTATCCCTAAAGAGTTCATCCCTGCCGTACAAAAAGGTTTCGAACAGTCACTCAACCAGGGTGTACTCGCTAACTACCCACTCGATAACCTGAAAGTACGTCTCTTCGATGGTTCCTTCCACCAGGTTGACTCCGACGCAATGTCATTCGAACTTTGCGCCAAATCCGCCTTCCGTGAAGCTGCCCGTAAAGCTAAACCAGTACTGCTCGAGCCTATCTTCAAAGTAGAAGTAAGCACCCCAGACCAGTACATGGGTGATGTTACCGGCGACTTGAACCGCCGTCGTGGTATGCTCGAAGGTATGGAGTCCCGCGCCGGCCTCCAGGTGATCAAAGCTAAAGTACCGCTGAAAGAAATGTTCGGCTACGTTACACAGCTGCGCTCCCTCTCCTCCGGTCGTGCTTCTTCCGTAATGGAATTCTCTCACTACTCACCTGCACCTAACAACATCGCAGATGAAGTGATCGCTAAAGTAAAAGGTAAAGTGAACGCTGACTAA
- the rpsG gene encoding 30S ribosomal protein S7 has translation MRKQAAKKLPLAPDPRFNDKLVTRFVNNVMEQGKKSVAYKIFYDAVDKVSQITGDNGYDVWKKALTNVTPAVEVRSRRIGGATFQIPAEVRADRKISLSIKWLIRYAGERNGKSMAEKLANEIVAASKGEGAAFKKKEDTHRMAEANKAFSHFRI, from the coding sequence ATGAGAAAGCAAGCTGCTAAAAAACTGCCCCTCGCTCCGGATCCGCGGTTTAATGACAAACTGGTTACCCGTTTTGTTAATAACGTGATGGAGCAAGGTAAAAAAAGCGTAGCCTACAAAATATTCTACGATGCAGTGGATAAAGTAAGCCAGATCACTGGGGATAACGGATACGATGTATGGAAAAAAGCATTGACCAACGTAACACCAGCTGTAGAAGTTAGAAGCCGCCGTATCGGTGGTGCTACCTTCCAGATCCCTGCTGAAGTTCGTGCAGATAGAAAAATCTCCCTCAGCATCAAATGGCTGATCCGTTACGCCGGTGAAAGAAATGGTAAGAGCATGGCCGAGAAACTGGCTAACGAGATCGTAGCTGCCAGCAAAGGTGAAGGTGCCGCTTTCAAAAAGAAAGAAGATACCCACCGTATGGCTGAAGCGAACAAAGCGTTCTCTCACTTCAGAATCTAG
- the rpsL gene encoding 30S ribosomal protein S12 → MPTIQQLVRKGREIIRAKSKSRALDSCPQRRGVCTRVYTTTPKKPNSALRKVAKVRLTNKVEVIAYIPGEGHNLQEHSIVLIRGGRVKDLPGVRYHIVRGSLDTAGVKDRKQSRSKYGTKKEKAKK, encoded by the coding sequence ATGCCTACTATACAACAATTAGTAAGAAAAGGAAGAGAAATTATCCGGGCTAAGTCCAAGTCCAGGGCATTAGATAGCTGCCCCCAGCGCCGTGGCGTTTGTACCCGCGTGTACACAACCACTCCTAAAAAGCCAAACTCCGCTCTGCGTAAAGTGGCTAAAGTGCGTCTGACCAATAAAGTTGAGGTGATCGCTTATATCCCCGGTGAAGGACACAACCTGCAGGAACACTCTATCGTACTAATCCGTGGCGGTAGGGTAAAAGACTTACCTGGTGTGCGTTACCACATCGTACGTGGCTCACTCGATACTGCTGGCGTGAAAGACAGAAAGCAAAGCCGTTCCAAGTATGGTACCAAAAAGGAAAAGGCTAAAAAATAA
- a CDS encoding branched-chain amino acid aminotransferase: MMLADYPNIKTTVMEEALKRIKVTKTTDSRLGEVDFNNLVFGKKYADHMLVADFDGQNWTNAEILPFQNLSVSPSNAAWHYGQAIFEGIKAYNDQQGNPMIFRPYDNYKRFNLSAERMGMPDVPEWLFIGGLSMLVSMDKGWVPSNPGCSLYLRPFMIAADEFIGVRPSDTYKFAIINSPSGPYFNKPIKLLVQDKYVRAFPGGVGYAKAAGNYGGAMYPTMQARQKGFDQILWVDGYEHKYLQECGTMNVFVIIGNKAITPDLSQGTILAGVTRASVMSILSDIGLELEERPVSIEEVVAAYKDGSLREVFGTGTASSVAYVEELHYLDNKITLDTTKYNVGAEVINRLDAIRTGKVEDIRGWNFIVK; encoded by the coding sequence ATGATGCTTGCAGATTATCCAAACATAAAAACGACAGTAATGGAAGAAGCCCTCAAGCGGATCAAAGTCACCAAAACGACAGACAGCCGATTAGGAGAAGTGGATTTTAACAACCTGGTATTTGGAAAAAAATATGCCGACCACATGCTGGTGGCAGATTTTGATGGACAAAACTGGACCAACGCAGAAATACTGCCGTTCCAAAATCTTTCCGTAAGCCCCTCCAATGCCGCATGGCACTACGGACAGGCTATCTTTGAAGGTATCAAGGCCTATAACGATCAACAGGGCAACCCCATGATCTTCCGCCCCTACGATAACTACAAACGCTTTAACCTCTCCGCCGAACGCATGGGTATGCCCGACGTTCCCGAATGGCTCTTCATAGGTGGCCTCTCCATGCTCGTTTCCATGGACAAAGGATGGGTACCCTCCAATCCCGGATGCTCCCTCTATCTCCGGCCTTTCATGATCGCCGCCGACGAATTCATCGGCGTAAGACCTTCCGATACCTACAAATTCGCAATCATCAACTCACCGTCCGGTCCCTATTTTAATAAACCAATTAAATTACTGGTACAGGACAAATACGTAAGAGCATTCCCCGGAGGCGTAGGATACGCAAAAGCCGCAGGTAACTACGGTGGCGCTATGTACCCCACTATGCAGGCCCGCCAGAAAGGTTTCGACCAGATACTCTGGGTAGATGGATACGAACACAAATACCTGCAGGAATGCGGTACCATGAACGTATTCGTGATCATCGGCAACAAAGCCATCACCCCGGACCTCTCCCAGGGAACCATCCTCGCCGGCGTAACCAGGGCCAGCGTAATGTCCATCCTCTCCGATATAGGCCTCGAACTGGAAGAACGCCCAGTATCCATAGAAGAAGTAGTAGCCGCCTATAAAGATGGCTCCCTCCGCGAAGTATTCGGCACCGGCACCGCCTCCAGCGTAGCCTATGTCGAAGAACTCCACTACCTGGACAACAAGATCACCCTCGACACCACCAAATACAACGTCGGCGCCGAAGTGATCAACCGCCTCGATGCCATCCGAACCGGCAAAGTAGAAGATATTCGCGGCTGGAACTTCATCGTAAAATAA
- the rdgB gene encoding RdgB/HAM1 family non-canonical purine NTP pyrophosphatase has product MKLVFATNNENKVKEMRSMLGDAFEIITLREAGIDIDIPEPHDTLEENAREKSTVIHNMTGRDCFSEDTGMEVVALGGAPGVLSARYAGDQKSADDNIALVLQQLEGVTDRGAQFRTVLSLILDGEEHQFEGVVAGRIALQRRGDKGFGYDPIFIPEGTERSFAEMDLPEKNQYSHRARAFAKLIAFLKTQR; this is encoded by the coding sequence ATGAAACTGGTATTTGCTACTAATAATGAGAATAAGGTAAAGGAGATGCGTTCGATGCTGGGGGATGCGTTTGAGATCATTACGCTGCGGGAGGCGGGTATTGACATTGATATTCCGGAGCCACATGATACGCTGGAGGAGAATGCGCGGGAGAAGTCGACGGTGATACATAATATGACGGGGCGGGATTGTTTTTCGGAGGATACGGGTATGGAGGTAGTTGCGTTGGGCGGTGCGCCCGGTGTATTGTCTGCCCGTTATGCAGGCGATCAGAAATCTGCCGACGATAATATAGCGTTGGTGTTGCAGCAGTTGGAAGGAGTAACGGATCGTGGGGCGCAGTTCCGTACGGTACTGTCGTTGATCCTTGATGGTGAGGAGCATCAGTTTGAAGGTGTGGTAGCGGGTCGTATTGCGTTGCAACGTCGGGGGGATAAGGGATTTGGTTATGATCCTATATTTATACCGGAGGGAACGGAGCGTAGTTTTGCGGAGATGGACCTGCCGGAGAAGAACCAGTATAGTCATCGTGCGCGGGCCTTTGCCAAGTTGATCGCTTTTTTGAAAACACAACGATAA
- a CDS encoding acyl-CoA thioesterase, which translates to MARVKITMPEHFTFRTNIPVRITDVNYGGHVGNDAILSIIHEARLHFLTAAGVKELDPGHTSLIMADAALVFKGEGFHGDVFTISVTATEFSAFGFELYYRITSDRDGRSFLIAEAKTGMLCFDYTVRKLARLPEGWEERLSQAK; encoded by the coding sequence ATGGCTAGAGTAAAAATAACGATGCCGGAGCATTTCACGTTCCGTACGAATATTCCGGTGCGTATTACAGATGTGAACTATGGCGGGCATGTAGGTAATGATGCTATCCTGTCTATCATTCATGAAGCGCGATTACATTTTCTAACGGCGGCTGGTGTGAAGGAATTGGATCCCGGGCATACGAGCCTGATCATGGCGGATGCGGCATTAGTGTTTAAAGGGGAGGGATTTCACGGGGATGTGTTTACGATATCGGTGACGGCTACGGAGTTTTCTGCTTTTGGTTTTGAGTTGTATTATCGTATTACCAGTGACCGGGATGGGCGATCCTTTCTTATTGCGGAGGCTAAAACGGGGATGCTTTGTTTTGATTACACGGTCCGTAAGCTGGCGCGTTTGCCTGAGGGATGGGAGGAGCGATTAAGCCAGGCAAAATAA
- a CDS encoding nitroreductase family protein, whose amino-acid sequence MSININNEQETVIADIIARRRNVKPTSMNGQKIADEKIHQLLELANWAPTHGYTEPWHFTVYSGAAVQQFCADHAALYRTHTPAERFIAGTFDKLAQMGDQASHVIAIAMKRGDKPNIPEMEEIAAVSCAVQNMWLAATAMGLCAYWGTGGMTLQPAMREYLGLGEQDKVMGLFYLGYTDEELPAGKRVKPLSEKIVWK is encoded by the coding sequence ATGAGTATTAATATCAATAATGAACAAGAGACTGTGATCGCTGACATTATCGCGCGTCGTCGTAATGTGAAGCCGACGAGTATGAACGGTCAGAAGATTGCGGACGAGAAAATACATCAGTTGTTAGAGCTGGCTAACTGGGCACCTACCCATGGTTATACGGAGCCCTGGCATTTTACTGTATACAGTGGTGCCGCTGTACAACAATTCTGTGCGGACCATGCTGCTTTATACCGGACGCACACGCCGGCGGAGCGGTTTATTGCCGGTACTTTCGACAAGCTGGCGCAGATGGGAGATCAGGCATCGCATGTGATCGCCATTGCTATGAAGCGTGGTGACAAGCCTAACATTCCTGAGATGGAGGAGATCGCAGCGGTATCTTGTGCGGTGCAGAATATGTGGCTGGCGGCAACTGCGATGGGCCTTTGTGCTTATTGGGGTACCGGTGGTATGACATTACAGCCTGCTATGCGTGAGTATCTGGGACTTGGTGAACAGGATAAGGTAATGGGATTATTCTACCTGGGTTATACCGATGAGGAGTTGCCAGCGGGTAAACGTGTGAAGCCGCTTAGTGAGAAGATTGTGTGGAAATAA
- a CDS encoding IPT/TIG domain-containing protein yields the protein MRNIIINTALCCLLAFAALWQSCKKESKDVQIPLKVEQYFPNSGKAGTLVTIKGTGLPTDRNNVKVYFGSQQATLVSTQEQKLIVQAPVEGTTGAVTIRVGDQTTEVGNYTYQSLSVRDALPANGPAGASIRIVGEGFSSLKQPAVVTINGKTASIVSASDTAIVAEIPQDAGNGPIVVEVEGKTSTGPNFRYQSITTAQPLTGGTGTRVVIKGQGFESLAAQNKVTFNGLAAIVEEASAEQLIVIAPPQLKTGVLAVTINGQQITGPTFTVVPPPVIVAVTPLSGPAGTRMTIDGLNFSTNITENVVTLNNKPIPVKTASGHALTLEIPAGIGSGELKLAVNGQEVAGPAFKEQTLGISSILPDNGLAGSEITIKGTGFSNVPTENIVTFNGLTATVTSVNTNGTELMVKVPAGVTTGNITVTRGPLKAESPERFRRAGVTTLAGGPGDPLITAATSSIVVDTKGNVYVNGYFHIVKITPQGNTSLFAGNIQQPGATNGTGTAARFKSIKGLTIDENDNLYISDDYTIRKITPAAVVSNYATLSVQMNNICLDKQYNLYGTSGHGGITKLYPSGETEKVVYNLVNDKCRPAVDTKGTLYYSPDMFDSRIVRVPSTIMFTMMGYQDGLLSNAAMMDGTVALQFDTKGRLFIMDPKNYAIRMVDFAAARVSSPMKLANNRGFADGSFTEAMIGSVTDMAIDNQGVIYLLDASNQAVRKVFVQ from the coding sequence ATGAGAAACATCATTATAAATACGGCCTTGTGTTGCCTGCTTGCCTTCGCAGCACTCTGGCAATCGTGTAAGAAGGAGTCAAAAGACGTGCAGATACCGCTGAAAGTAGAACAATACTTCCCCAACAGCGGAAAGGCAGGAACATTGGTAACCATCAAGGGCACCGGCCTGCCCACCGATCGCAATAATGTCAAAGTATACTTCGGTAGCCAACAGGCTACCCTGGTAAGCACGCAGGAACAAAAACTGATCGTACAGGCCCCGGTAGAGGGCACCACAGGCGCCGTAACCATCCGCGTAGGAGATCAGACCACGGAAGTAGGTAACTATACCTACCAGTCACTGAGCGTACGGGATGCATTACCAGCCAACGGCCCGGCAGGAGCAAGTATACGTATCGTCGGTGAAGGTTTTAGCAGCCTCAAACAACCGGCTGTAGTCACCATCAATGGCAAGACCGCCAGTATTGTAAGCGCCAGCGATACAGCAATAGTAGCAGAGATACCCCAAGACGCAGGCAATGGCCCTATCGTCGTGGAAGTAGAAGGAAAAACCTCTACAGGCCCGAATTTCCGTTACCAATCAATCACAACAGCCCAGCCTTTGACCGGCGGCACAGGTACGCGTGTAGTTATCAAAGGACAGGGCTTCGAAAGCCTGGCCGCACAAAATAAAGTAACATTCAACGGCCTGGCAGCAATAGTAGAAGAAGCCTCCGCAGAACAATTGATCGTCATCGCGCCTCCCCAGCTCAAAACAGGCGTTCTGGCAGTCACCATCAACGGTCAGCAGATCACAGGTCCCACATTCACAGTCGTGCCACCGCCTGTTATAGTAGCCGTTACACCCCTCAGCGGTCCCGCTGGTACCCGGATGACAATAGATGGCCTGAACTTCAGCACCAACATCACAGAAAATGTGGTGACGCTCAATAACAAACCTATCCCCGTTAAAACCGCCAGCGGCCATGCCCTTACCTTGGAAATCCCCGCCGGTATTGGCAGCGGCGAATTGAAACTGGCCGTTAACGGACAGGAAGTGGCCGGCCCCGCATTTAAAGAACAAACATTGGGCATCAGCAGCATCTTGCCCGACAACGGCCTGGCAGGATCTGAAATAACGATCAAAGGCACCGGCTTCAGTAACGTACCGACAGAGAACATAGTCACCTTCAATGGCCTGACAGCCACCGTAACAAGCGTAAATACCAATGGAACAGAACTGATGGTAAAAGTACCGGCAGGCGTAACTACAGGTAATATCACCGTAACACGGGGCCCACTGAAAGCAGAAAGTCCGGAAAGATTCAGAAGGGCAGGAGTGACCACCCTGGCCGGTGGACCGGGCGATCCACTCATAACCGCCGCCACCAGTTCCATCGTAGTCGACACCAAAGGCAACGTATATGTAAATGGCTACTTCCACATAGTGAAGATTACACCACAAGGCAATACCAGCTTATTTGCCGGCAATATACAACAACCCGGTGCCACAAATGGAACAGGTACCGCCGCCCGCTTTAAATCCATCAAAGGACTGACGATCGATGAAAATGACAACCTCTATATCAGCGATGACTATACTATCCGCAAAATAACACCTGCCGCAGTAGTCAGCAATTATGCCACCTTATCCGTTCAAATGAACAATATATGCCTCGATAAACAATACAACCTATATGGTACCAGCGGCCACGGGGGTATTACTAAACTGTACCCCTCCGGAGAAACAGAGAAAGTAGTGTACAACCTGGTGAACGATAAGTGTCGCCCTGCAGTAGATACAAAAGGTACACTCTACTACTCACCGGATATGTTCGACTCACGCATCGTCCGGGTTCCCAGTACTATAATGTTCACCATGATGGGATACCAGGACGGACTGCTCAGCAATGCCGCCATGATGGATGGAACAGTCGCACTCCAGTTCGACACTAAAGGACGATTGTTTATCATGGACCCAAAGAACTATGCTATTCGTATGGTAGATTTCGCAGCTGCACGCGTAAGCTCTCCAATGAAACTCGCAAATAACCGTGGCTTCGCGGATGGAAGTTTTACAGAAGCAATGATCGGAAGTGTAACCGATATGGCTATCGATAATCAAGGTGTCATTTACCTGCTGGATGCTTCGAACCAGGCAGTCCGCAAGGTATTTGTACAATAG